In one Synergistales bacterium genomic region, the following are encoded:
- a CDS encoding thiamine pyrophosphate-binding protein has product MTAAQALLEMLRAYHVEYVFGLPGETTLGLYDAWKRFDGITHVMARDERNAVFMADGYARVSGRPGVCEGPSVGATHMIPGVVEAAKSFIPLVVMTSDIPLHMEKHNMLTGFDQTGLFAGVAKESLTATRGEEIPYLVQRAFRVATGGSPGPVHLRLPMDVLAEEIHRLLPPAQERFAFCPGTRPVADPDSVQQAARALADCDSGVMVCGQGVLTSRAWEEVAETAERFGLAVATTINGKGSIAETHPLSVGVIGSRGSTAYSNRFLEEADLVVFVGSSTDSVGTDGGRLPPEGAGTRFVHLNPDEGELGNSCSDALLLQGDAQSTLRALLVSAEDQRLTPRCDMRSGVARRPSPESCAGAEQSARGYMDPRPAVGLLTEAMPEDAVIVADPGMSAVYPAAFYRIPRPGRYFVCNYAMGALGYGFPAALGVSYAIPEDRMVLNFTGDGSFGFTAGELETLARLGRNVKVVLFNNESYGWIRATNRFSFGGPHFATDFQGVDYVGLAESCRIPAFRAASIPELRRVVSAFYDVQGPALLELVVPPEDRCVPPVPDWAAKAAELGMECPYW; this is encoded by the coding sequence ATGACTGCAGCACAGGCACTACTGGAGATGCTCCGTGCCTATCATGTCGAGTATGTCTTTGGGCTACCGGGGGAGACGACGCTGGGCCTCTACGATGCCTGGAAGCGCTTTGACGGGATCACCCACGTGATGGCCCGGGACGAACGGAACGCCGTCTTCATGGCCGACGGCTACGCCAGGGTTTCCGGGCGGCCCGGCGTCTGCGAGGGGCCGAGCGTGGGGGCCACCCACATGATCCCGGGGGTGGTGGAGGCGGCGAAATCCTTTATCCCCCTTGTGGTGATGACCTCCGACATCCCCCTGCACATGGAAAAACACAATATGCTCACCGGCTTCGACCAGACCGGCCTCTTTGCCGGGGTGGCCAAGGAGAGCCTCACCGCCACCCGGGGGGAGGAGATCCCCTATCTGGTGCAGCGGGCCTTCCGTGTCGCCACAGGCGGATCGCCGGGACCGGTGCATCTCCGACTGCCCATGGATGTGCTGGCGGAGGAGATCCACCGTCTGCTTCCACCGGCGCAGGAACGATTCGCCTTCTGTCCGGGAACGCGTCCGGTGGCGGACCCCGACTCCGTGCAGCAGGCGGCCCGTGCGCTGGCGGACTGTGACAGCGGGGTCATGGTCTGCGGGCAGGGGGTGCTGACCTCGCGGGCCTGGGAGGAGGTGGCGGAAACCGCCGAGCGCTTTGGCCTGGCTGTGGCGACCACCATCAACGGCAAGGGGAGCATCGCCGAGACCCACCCGCTCTCCGTCGGGGTGATCGGTTCCCGGGGGAGCACGGCCTATTCCAACCGCTTTCTTGAAGAGGCGGATCTCGTGGTCTTTGTGGGCAGCAGCACCGATTCCGTGGGTACCGATGGAGGCAGGCTCCCGCCGGAAGGAGCCGGAACGCGCTTCGTTCATCTCAATCCGGACGAAGGGGAGCTGGGCAACAGCTGTTCCGACGCCCTGCTTCTGCAGGGCGATGCGCAGAGCACCCTGCGGGCACTCCTGGTATCGGCGGAAGACCAGCGACTGACCCCGCGTTGCGATATGCGCTCGGGCGTCGCGCGACGGCCGAGCCCGGAGAGCTGTGCCGGAGCGGAACAGTCGGCCCGGGGATATATGGATCCCCGCCCGGCGGTGGGGCTGCTGACGGAAGCCATGCCGGAGGACGCCGTGATTGTCGCCGATCCCGGGATGAGCGCTGTCTATCCTGCGGCCTTCTACCGGATTCCCCGCCCCGGTCGGTACTTTGTCTGCAACTACGCCATGGGTGCCCTCGGCTATGGTTTCCCCGCGGCACTGGGGGTTTCCTACGCCATTCCGGAGGATCGCATGGTGCTCAACTTCACCGGCGACGGCAGCTTCGGCTTTACCGCCGGAGAGCTCGAGACACTGGCCCGTCTGGGGCGGAACGTCAAGGTAGTGCTGTTCAACAACGAGAGCTACGGCTGGATCCGGGCTACCAACCGCTTCAGCTTCGGGGGACCCCACTTCGCCACCGATTTCCAGGGCGTGGACTATGTGGGGCTGGCCGAGAGCTGCCGGATACCGGCGTTCCGTGCGGCCTCTATCCCGGAGCTGCGGAGGGTGGTCTCCGCCTTCTATGATGTACAGGGTCCCGCTTTGCTCGAGCTGGTGGTTCCGCCGGAGGACCGCTGCGTGCCGCCGGTTCCGGACTGGGCCGCCAAGGCTGCAGAGCTGGGGATGGAGTGTCCCTACTGGTGA
- a CDS encoding ABC transporter permease: MESEKEHSMNTEQDGRERSGGTREGGGRDSLLWDVLRAYRKNRTALLGVVFVIVLVVLAVFAPCLSPGDPYAVDLNRQSLAPSWQHWFGTDSLGRDLLSRVIYGARISLLVGLVPSFIAIAIGGVLGVVSGYIGGRTDFWLMRLADVVLAFPSLLLAMVVMYTLGASLFNIFIALSLVGWAGAARVVRSQALSLREKEFIEAARAIGVRDVVIILRHIFPNCLPALIVLFTLRIPQAIMAEAGLSFLGVGAQPPTPSWGLLVSRGKEFLFSAPWIAILPGVAIFLTVLAFNFMGDGFRDAIDPYMED; this comes from the coding sequence ATGGAATCGGAAAAGGAACACAGCATGAACACGGAACAGGATGGACGTGAACGGTCCGGCGGCACCCGGGAGGGTGGGGGCAGGGATTCCCTTCTGTGGGATGTGCTCCGTGCGTACCGGAAGAACAGGACAGCGCTGCTGGGTGTGGTGTTCGTCATTGTTCTTGTCGTGCTGGCGGTGTTCGCCCCCTGCCTCTCGCCCGGTGACCCCTACGCGGTGGATCTGAACAGACAGTCGCTGGCCCCTTCATGGCAGCACTGGTTCGGTACCGACAGCCTGGGACGGGATCTGTTGAGCCGGGTGATCTACGGCGCCCGGATCTCCCTGCTTGTCGGCCTGGTTCCCAGCTTTATCGCTATCGCCATCGGCGGCGTCCTCGGCGTGGTCAGCGGGTACATCGGGGGCCGGACCGATTTCTGGCTCATGCGGCTCGCCGATGTGGTGCTTGCCTTTCCTTCGCTGCTGCTTGCCATGGTGGTCATGTACACCCTGGGCGCCTCGCTGTTCAATATCTTTATCGCTCTGAGTCTGGTGGGGTGGGCCGGCGCCGCCCGGGTTGTCCGTTCCCAGGCCCTCTCTCTGCGCGAGAAGGAGTTTATCGAGGCGGCCAGGGCGATCGGTGTGCGTGATGTGGTGATCATCCTGCGGCATATCTTTCCGAACTGCCTGCCGGCGCTGATTGTGCTCTTTACGCTCCGCATCCCCCAGGCCATCATGGCGGAGGCGGGGCTGAGCTTCCTGGGTGTGGGGGCCCAGCCGCCCACACCCAGCTGGGGATTGCTTGTGTCGCGGGGAAAGGAGTTTCTTTTCTCCGCGCCATGGATCGCCATTCTTCCGGGGGTGGCGATATTTCTGACGGTGCTGGCCTTCAACTTCATGGGCGATGGCTTTCGGGACGCCATCGACCCGTACATGGAAGACTGA
- a CDS encoding LD-carboxypeptidase — MRRVPALRPGDTVGLVSPSSPSSRRSVDTAVQAVRELGFQVKVGPSCYAALGYMAGEDSLRARDVNEMFADPGVRGILCLRGGDGATRLPPLIDLEAIARTPKVFLGYSDITILHQMFNCYGGFCTFHGPMPATEFSKPTFPGYVRDHLLQALCREEPLGRIEPYEGAAPMETLVPGAAEGELVGGNLALVCALLGTPWEIDTRGRILVLEDVDEPPYRIDRMLTQLRLAGKLQDAAGIVLGQFNHIKPKNPSRTLSLAEIFEAVVAPVGTPCLTGGCFGHGEKKVTLPLGARAALDGAAAELTLLESGVLGDVDGSS, encoded by the coding sequence ATGCGACGGGTACCTGCTCTGCGCCCGGGCGATACGGTGGGGCTGGTCTCCCCCTCCAGTCCATCCTCCAGACGGTCTGTCGACACGGCTGTGCAGGCGGTGCGGGAGCTGGGGTTTCAGGTCAAGGTGGGACCCAGCTGTTACGCCGCACTGGGGTATATGGCAGGTGAGGATTCCCTCCGGGCCCGGGATGTGAACGAGATGTTCGCCGATCCCGGGGTCCGCGGTATCCTCTGCCTCCGCGGCGGCGACGGGGCGACGCGCCTCCCTCCTCTGATCGATCTCGAGGCGATCGCACGCACCCCCAAGGTGTTTCTCGGGTACAGCGACATCACCATTCTCCACCAGATGTTCAACTGCTACGGCGGGTTCTGCACCTTCCACGGCCCCATGCCTGCCACAGAGTTCTCGAAACCCACCTTCCCCGGCTATGTGCGGGACCATCTTCTGCAGGCGCTCTGCCGGGAGGAACCCCTGGGACGGATCGAACCCTATGAAGGGGCCGCCCCCATGGAGACCCTGGTGCCGGGCGCCGCCGAGGGGGAACTGGTGGGCGGGAACCTGGCTCTGGTCTGTGCACTTCTGGGAACCCCCTGGGAGATCGACACCAGGGGACGTATCCTGGTTCTGGAGGATGTGGACGAACCGCCCTACCGTATCGACCGGATGCTGACGCAGCTGCGTCTTGCCGGGAAACTGCAGGACGCCGCCGGTATCGTGCTGGGACAGTTCAACCATATCAAGCCCAAGAATCCGTCGCGGACCCTGAGCCTTGCCGAGATCTTCGAGGCGGTCGTCGCCCCGGTCGGCACGCCCTGTCTGACCGGCGGCTGTTTCGGCCACGGCGAGAAGAAGGTCACCCTGCCGCTCGGGGCGAGGGCCGCCCTTGATGGTGCCGCGGCGGAGCTGACGCTTCTGGAGTCCGGGGTCCTGGGAGATGTTGATGGCTCTTCTTGA
- a CDS encoding ABC transporter permease: protein MLQYALKRLLIAIPVLLGITFLIFFLLNVVPGDPVALMMKEKASAEVITRVRAQMHLDDPWPVRYLRFLWGVLHGDFGVSYKLHRPVTGLIMNAFPKTLILAFSAALFSWIIGIPAGVLSAVKQYSIPDYLFMGFSLTGVSMPIFWSALLFQYVFALKLQWLPVAGFYGWQYVILPAIILGWSSAGLIARLTRSSLLDVMGNDYIRTARAKGVREVPVIVGHALKNSMLPVVTVMAVQVSTLLSGAVITESVFGISGLGRVAVDAIKSRDMPLLQGAVLFATLLVILGNLTADILYSYLDPRIRYEK, encoded by the coding sequence ATGTTGCAGTATGCCCTCAAGCGGCTTCTGATAGCCATACCGGTATTGCTGGGCATCACGTTTCTGATATTTTTTCTGCTTAATGTCGTTCCCGGCGATCCTGTGGCTCTGATGATGAAAGAGAAGGCCAGCGCCGAGGTCATCACCCGGGTCAGAGCCCAGATGCATCTGGATGATCCGTGGCCGGTCCGGTACCTCCGATTCCTCTGGGGCGTGCTCCACGGTGATTTCGGCGTTTCCTACAAGCTGCACCGGCCCGTGACGGGGCTGATCATGAATGCCTTCCCAAAGACACTGATTCTGGCTTTTTCCGCGGCGCTCTTTTCGTGGATCATCGGGATCCCGGCGGGTGTGCTCTCTGCGGTGAAACAGTACTCCATTCCGGATTACCTGTTTATGGGATTTTCGTTGACCGGGGTTTCCATGCCCATCTTCTGGTCGGCGCTGCTCTTCCAGTATGTCTTCGCCCTCAAGCTGCAGTGGTTGCCTGTGGCCGGTTTCTACGGCTGGCAGTACGTCATACTGCCGGCCATCATCCTCGGCTGGAGTTCGGCGGGACTGATCGCCAGGCTGACCCGGTCGAGTCTGCTTGACGTCATGGGCAACGACTACATCAGAACGGCCCGTGCCAAGGGGGTCAGGGAGGTGCCTGTGATCGTAGGGCACGCCCTCAAGAATTCCATGCTGCCTGTGGTGACGGTCATGGCCGTGCAGGTCTCGACACTCCTCTCCGGTGCGGTGATCACAGAGAGTGTGTTTGGTATCTCCGGTCTCGGGCGGGTGGCTGTGGACGCGATCAAAAGCCGGGATATGCCCCTGCTGCAGGGGGCTGTGCTCTTTGCGACCCTGCTGGTGATCCTCGGGAACCTGACTGCGGATATCCTCTACTCCTATCTGGATCCCCGCATACGCTACGAAAAGTAG
- a CDS encoding Na+/H+ antiporter NhaC family protein codes for MSSSTPSRRDRRLLFFGSVLSALLLLSLPAFAANGETSNFGILSLLPPIIAIGLCIISKEVIPSLFLGIWVAGTMIAGGNPIAGFGNAVASLWDNLGGAWSARIVLTSLTMGGLVGIMRVGGGIDAVVQWITNKINSVKGALLMTELAGFIIFFEDYVNTLVVGTTMTPITARYNISKEKLSYIVDSTAAPIACIAGISSWIAYMVGQIGNQFSALEIDSSPYVAYLSSIPYIFYNILALILMTFCILTLRDFGPMLKAERRARRTGKIIRDDAEPLINVESDDLIPAEKTPRRLVNFVIPIISLIGLIFTMLIVTGGWPGVGVREAIGAGSSSKALVWGAFGSVFITLVFYRAQGVTTWKYLFRGYMEGMRSIFFGTLILIFAWGIGSSIKAVGAPQFIVGIAGDTLAPMWIPFITFIMGAAISFSAGTSYGTMAVLMPIVVPLAYTVSQNAGVDPMQAIIPTIGAVFGGAVWGDHCSPISDTTVMSSMFTGSDHMDHVNSQAPYALVSAAGALAGYAGVALGLPVLVDLLIGIAVALGIFWIISSKVDDGTTTAEQAA; via the coding sequence ATGTCCAGTAGTACTCCGTCACGACGGGACCGCCGTCTTCTGTTCTTCGGTTCCGTGCTGTCTGCGCTTCTGCTTCTGTCTCTTCCCGCCTTCGCCGCCAACGGCGAGACATCGAATTTCGGTATCCTCTCCCTGCTCCCGCCGATCATCGCCATCGGACTCTGTATCATCTCCAAGGAGGTCATCCCCTCGCTCTTCCTGGGCATATGGGTGGCCGGCACGATGATCGCCGGCGGGAACCCCATCGCCGGCTTCGGCAATGCCGTGGCCTCCCTCTGGGACAACCTGGGCGGCGCCTGGTCGGCCCGGATCGTCCTCACCAGTCTGACCATGGGGGGCCTGGTGGGGATCATGCGGGTCGGCGGCGGGATCGACGCCGTGGTCCAGTGGATCACCAACAAGATCAACAGCGTCAAGGGCGCGCTGCTGATGACGGAACTCGCCGGATTCATCATCTTCTTCGAGGACTATGTGAACACGCTGGTTGTCGGAACGACGATGACCCCCATCACCGCCAGGTACAACATCTCCAAGGAGAAGCTCTCCTACATCGTCGACTCCACGGCCGCCCCGATCGCCTGCATCGCCGGGATCTCCTCCTGGATCGCCTACATGGTGGGCCAGATCGGCAACCAGTTCTCCGCTCTGGAGATCGACAGCTCGCCCTACGTGGCCTATCTGAGCTCCATTCCCTATATCTTCTACAACATCCTCGCACTTATTCTGATGACCTTCTGCATCCTCACGCTGCGGGACTTCGGACCCATGCTTAAGGCGGAGCGCCGGGCGAGACGGACCGGCAAGATCATCCGCGACGACGCCGAACCGCTCATCAACGTGGAAAGCGACGACCTGATCCCCGCCGAGAAAACGCCACGCCGGCTGGTCAACTTCGTGATCCCCATCATCTCGCTGATCGGACTGATCTTCACCATGCTCATCGTCACCGGCGGCTGGCCGGGCGTGGGTGTCCGCGAGGCCATCGGCGCCGGGAGCAGCTCCAAGGCGCTGGTCTGGGGTGCCTTCGGGTCGGTCTTCATCACGCTGGTCTTCTACCGCGCCCAGGGGGTGACCACCTGGAAGTACCTCTTCCGCGGCTACATGGAGGGCATGCGCTCCATCTTCTTCGGAACGCTGATCCTGATCTTCGCCTGGGGGATCGGCTCGTCCATCAAGGCTGTGGGGGCGCCGCAGTTCATCGTGGGGATCGCCGGCGACACGCTGGCGCCCATGTGGATCCCCTTCATCACCTTCATCATGGGAGCGGCCATCTCCTTCTCCGCCGGGACCTCCTACGGGACCATGGCCGTCCTGATGCCCATTGTCGTTCCGCTGGCCTACACGGTCTCCCAGAACGCCGGGGTCGATCCCATGCAGGCCATCATTCCCACCATCGGAGCGGTCTTCGGAGGCGCCGTCTGGGGGGACCACTGCAGCCCCATCTCGGACACCACGGTCATGTCCTCCATGTTCACGGGCTCGGACCACATGGACCACGTGAACAGCCAGGCCCCCTACGCACTGGTTTCGGCCGCCGGCGCCCTGGCGGGCTACGCCGGTGTGGCCCTGGGACTGCCGGTGCTGGTGGATCTGCTGATCGGCATCGCGGTGGCCCTGGGGATCTTCTGGATCATCTCCAGCAAGGTGGACGACGGGACCACCACGGCGGAACAGGCCGCCTGA
- a CDS encoding dipeptidase produces the protein MLRMPGNEAERLLRGSTVVDAHFDLAMDIQDKWDRGRRNVLREEYLPSFRRGGLDLVVSSIFLHSYFLPEMALRKALTQIGILKNELDGLGDQVRLVTSPEDMDAVRKEGLLGILLSFEGLDPIGNDLDLLRVFYDLGVRGAGLVWSRRNYVGDGCFLSQRREGRKGGLTDFGVRVVQKAAELGMYIDVSHLNDEGFWDVMEHAEGPVIASHSNCRALVDSPRNLTDEQIQAIAQKGGVIGMNAYAAYVAGDFRERRAGAGDLVDHLDHVVGLVGVEHVGIGFDFCSNFEDFMSFDDGELEYDLFEGHQEMHLWVRALLERGYGTAEVQRILGGNFWNFLKRSL, from the coding sequence ATGTTGCGCATGCCCGGGAATGAAGCGGAAAGGCTGCTGCGTGGGAGTACTGTGGTGGATGCCCATTTCGACCTGGCTATGGATATCCAGGACAAGTGGGACCGGGGCAGACGGAATGTCCTCCGGGAGGAGTACCTCCCCTCCTTCCGGAGGGGAGGGCTTGATCTTGTGGTCTCCTCCATCTTTCTCCACAGCTACTTTCTGCCGGAAATGGCCCTCCGGAAGGCTCTGACCCAGATCGGCATACTCAAAAACGAGCTTGACGGACTGGGGGATCAGGTGCGCCTCGTGACCTCCCCCGAGGATATGGATGCCGTCCGGAAGGAGGGGCTTCTGGGGATCCTGCTCTCCTTTGAAGGTCTGGATCCGATCGGCAACGACCTCGATCTCCTGCGGGTCTTCTACGACCTCGGTGTCCGGGGAGCCGGTCTGGTCTGGAGCCGCAGGAACTACGTCGGCGACGGCTGCTTCCTCTCCCAGCGCCGGGAGGGGCGTAAGGGGGGGCTGACGGATTTCGGTGTTCGGGTGGTGCAGAAGGCGGCGGAGCTCGGGATGTACATCGATGTCAGTCATCTGAATGACGAAGGCTTCTGGGATGTCATGGAACATGCCGAAGGCCCGGTCATCGCCTCGCACTCCAACTGCCGGGCCCTGGTGGATTCCCCCAGGAACCTCACGGACGAACAGATCCAGGCGATTGCCCAGAAGGGCGGTGTGATCGGCATGAATGCCTACGCGGCCTACGTGGCCGGGGATTTCAGGGAGCGCAGGGCGGGTGCCGGGGATCTTGTGGACCATCTGGATCATGTGGTGGGGCTTGTCGGCGTGGAGCATGTGGGGATCGGTTTTGATTTCTGCTCCAATTTCGAGGACTTCATGTCCTTTGATGACGGCGAGCTTGAATACGATCTGTTCGAAGGGCACCAGGAGATGCACCTGTGGGTGCGGGCCCTGCTGGAGAGGGGGTATGGAACGGCGGAGGTGCAGAGGATTCTTGGCGGGAATTTCTGGAATTTCCTGAAACGGTCCCTGTGA
- a CDS encoding ABC transporter ATP-binding protein produces the protein MTQESLLTIRGLKTQFFTRKGVVPAVDGLDLDVERGRITGIVGESGCGKSVTALSILGLIPGPAGRIVEGRMLFEGEDLVRKSYAQMSAIRGRDISMIFQEPMTALNPVYRVGRQVGEPLRVHSNLSGEEIRERVIEMLDLVGIPDPGSRYHAFPHQLSGGLRQRVMIAMALICDPKLLIADEPTTALDVTIQAQILELMKRLMRRLDTSIILITHDLGVVAEVCDEVHVMYAGKVVECGDVYDIFDAPAHPYTRGLIQSIPGVRETRAGGRLYNIEGMVPPLLNLPSGCRFAPRCDRAGPQCRRSVPELLPVGDGHLVRCWKAGEGRRCAG, from the coding sequence ATGACACAGGAGAGCCTACTCACCATCCGGGGTTTGAAAACGCAGTTTTTCACGCGAAAGGGTGTGGTCCCTGCGGTCGACGGGCTGGACCTTGATGTGGAACGGGGGAGGATCACCGGCATTGTCGGCGAATCGGGGTGCGGCAAGAGCGTCACGGCGCTCTCGATCCTCGGCCTCATTCCCGGACCCGCCGGCCGGATTGTGGAGGGGCGGATGCTCTTCGAGGGCGAAGATCTGGTGCGGAAAAGCTATGCTCAGATGTCGGCGATACGGGGCAGGGATATCTCCATGATCTTCCAGGAACCCATGACGGCATTGAACCCTGTCTACCGGGTGGGGCGCCAGGTGGGGGAACCCTTGCGGGTCCACTCGAACCTTTCAGGGGAAGAGATCAGGGAGCGTGTGATCGAGATGCTCGATCTGGTGGGGATCCCCGATCCGGGGTCGCGGTACCATGCCTTTCCGCACCAGCTCTCCGGGGGGTTGCGGCAGCGGGTGATGATCGCCATGGCGTTGATCTGCGACCCCAAACTGCTTATCGCCGACGAGCCCACCACGGCACTGGATGTGACGATACAGGCCCAGATCCTGGAGCTGATGAAACGTCTCATGAGGCGTCTGGATACCTCCATCATCCTGATTACCCATGATCTGGGTGTCGTCGCCGAGGTCTGCGACGAGGTCCATGTGATGTACGCCGGCAAGGTGGTGGAATGCGGGGATGTCTACGATATCTTCGATGCCCCCGCCCATCCCTATACCCGGGGGCTGATCCAGTCCATACCCGGGGTGCGCGAAACCAGGGCGGGAGGCCGTCTCTACAACATCGAGGGAATGGTGCCGCCGCTCCTGAACCTTCCGTCGGGCTGCCGTTTCGCCCCGCGCTGCGACCGGGCCGGGCCGCAGTGCCGTCGGTCGGTGCCGGAGCTCCTTCCGGTGGGGGACGGCCATCTCGTTCGCTGCTGGAAGGCCGGAGAGGGGAGGAGGTGTGCGGGATGA
- a CDS encoding ATP-binding cassette domain-containing protein produces the protein MSPALLETRGLKKYFPLSSGLLGKKKRAVRAVDDVDLAIMERETFALVGESGCGKTTLGRLLLRLIEPTEGEVRFGGTDIFSLPPGEMRALRREMQIIFQDPYASLDPRMRVRDILAEPLRTHRDVVPSGKRDARVRELLDVVGLREDALAKHPHQFSGGQRQRIGIARALMLQPRFVVCDEAVSALDVSIQAQILNLLQDLQERFSLTLLFITHDLSVVRYLADRVGVMFLGRCVEMGRTSEIFASPLHPYTRFLLSAVPLPDPHQRDRERMLLKGDIPSPIDLPPGCRFHTRCPFARKICKEEDPPTQWREGRSYACHFPLR, from the coding sequence ATGAGTCCCGCTCTGCTGGAGACCAGAGGATTGAAGAAGTACTTCCCCCTCTCCTCGGGACTGCTGGGGAAGAAGAAACGTGCGGTCCGTGCGGTGGACGACGTGGACCTCGCCATTATGGAGCGTGAGACCTTTGCCCTGGTCGGCGAGTCGGGATGCGGGAAGACGACCCTGGGCCGGCTCCTCCTCCGGCTGATCGAGCCGACAGAGGGTGAGGTGCGCTTCGGGGGAACCGACATCTTCTCCCTCCCGCCCGGGGAGATGCGGGCTCTGCGGCGGGAGATGCAGATTATCTTCCAGGATCCCTATGCCTCCCTCGATCCCAGGATGCGGGTGCGGGATATCCTTGCGGAACCGCTGCGGACCCACCGGGATGTGGTTCCCTCCGGGAAGCGGGACGCCAGGGTCCGGGAACTCCTCGATGTGGTCGGTCTGCGGGAGGATGCCCTCGCCAAGCATCCCCACCAGTTCAGCGGCGGCCAGCGTCAGCGGATCGGCATCGCCAGGGCATTGATGCTGCAGCCCCGCTTTGTGGTCTGTGACGAGGCGGTGTCGGCGCTGGATGTCTCGATCCAGGCGCAGATCCTCAATCTGTTGCAGGATCTGCAGGAGCGGTTTTCCCTGACGCTGCTCTTTATCACCCACGATCTCAGTGTTGTGCGCTATCTGGCGGACCGTGTGGGCGTAATGTTTTTGGGGCGCTGTGTGGAGATGGGCAGAACCTCGGAGATCTTCGCTTCGCCGCTGCACCCCTACACGCGCTTTCTGCTCTCCGCCGTTCCCCTGCCCGATCCGCACCAGCGGGACCGGGAGAGGATGCTCCTGAAAGGTGATATCCCCAGCCCCATCGATCTCCCCCCGGGCTGCCGTTTCCACACGCGATGTCCCTTTGCGCGGAAGATCTGCAAGGAAGAGGATCCACCGACACAGTGGCGGGAAGGGCGGAGCTACGCCTGCCATTTTCCCCTGCGGTAG
- a CDS encoding diaminopimelate dehydrogenase: METIRIAVVGYGNVAKEAVNAVETARDMELAGIVIRNPDKVAPVERESGAQVVLDVSELGRVDAAVLAVASRAVPVVAPVYLEQGIATVDSYDIHGDPMLELRRQLGASARNGKTAAVIGAGWDPGSDSLVRGLFELLAPRGITCTDFGPGVSMGHTVAVKQIPGVADAVSLTLPAGQGRHRRRVYVEVAAGYDIEGIRSTIGEDPYFCGDDTCVEEVEDVNQLIDLGHGVHMERKGVAGCSHNQRMTLEMTVMNPGATAQMMVSAARGAVRQSPGGYTMLEIPVADCLPGDREGTLKRLV; this comes from the coding sequence TTGGAAACGATTCGGATTGCAGTGGTCGGATACGGCAATGTGGCGAAGGAAGCGGTCAATGCGGTGGAGACGGCTCGGGACATGGAGCTTGCGGGGATTGTGATCCGCAACCCCGATAAGGTGGCCCCGGTTGAGCGCGAAAGCGGCGCGCAGGTGGTGCTCGATGTGTCGGAACTGGGAAGGGTGGATGCGGCGGTGCTGGCCGTGGCGAGCCGGGCCGTTCCCGTCGTGGCGCCGGTCTACCTCGAACAGGGGATCGCCACGGTGGACAGCTACGATATCCACGGAGATCCCATGCTGGAGCTGCGCCGGCAGCTCGGCGCGAGCGCCCGGAACGGGAAGACCGCCGCCGTGATCGGGGCGGGGTGGGATCCCGGGAGCGACTCGCTGGTCCGCGGGCTCTTCGAACTCCTCGCCCCCCGGGGGATCACCTGCACGGATTTCGGACCCGGCGTGAGCATGGGGCATACCGTGGCCGTCAAGCAGATTCCCGGCGTAGCCGATGCCGTTTCGCTGACGTTGCCCGCCGGACAGGGGAGGCACCGCCGGAGGGTCTACGTGGAGGTGGCCGCAGGATACGACATCGAAGGGATCCGGAGCACCATCGGCGAGGATCCCTACTTCTGCGGCGACGACACCTGCGTGGAAGAGGTTGAGGATGTGAACCAGCTCATCGATCTCGGCCACGGTGTCCATATGGAGCGCAAGGGCGTGGCCGGCTGCTCCCACAACCAGCGGATGACGCTGGAGATGACCGTGATGAATCCCGGTGCGACGGCCCAGATGATGGTCTCCGCCGCCCGCGGGGCCGTCCGGCAGAGCCCCGGGGGCTACACGATGCTGGAGATCCCTGTGGCCGATTGTCTCCCCGGTGACAGAGAGGGCACGCTGAAACGGCTCGTCTAA